A window of Parabacteroides sp. FAFU027 genomic DNA:
TCCTCTGGATGGGGATTTTTACTCTTTTTCTTAACGTTCAGGCGCAAAGCTGGACGAATCCCATGACTCTTTCGGGTGAATGGTATCTGTACGGAATCGGCGACCCCTATATCATGAAATACTGTGGAACCTATTATCTGTATAGCAGCACAAAAGACAATAACATAGGGATCAAATGCTGGTCGTCCAATGATCTGGTTCACTGGGCAGGGCCTTACACCTGCTCAACCGATGCGGTTACGAAAACTGCGTATGCCCCCGAAGTTGTGTACTGGAACGGCGCTTTCTATATGTACACCTCACCGGCAGGCAACGGACATTATGTATTAACCGGCAAAAGCCCCACAGGCCCGTTTACAGTCGCGACCGGGAATCTGGGCAAAAGCATCGACGGTTCGGTATTTATTAATGACAACGGGAACTGGTACTTTTATCATGCCGGAATGAATGGTATCCAGGGTTGTGCCATGAGCTCCCCCACTGCTATCGGTGATGACATTAACCTGAATACCTGTATGGGTAATAACTGGACTGAAGGTCCCTGCGTATTTAAACGAAACGGAATATATTATCTGCTTTATACAGGAAATCATTGTATCAGTAAAGGGTACAGAATCGATTATGCGAAGAATAGCTCAGGACCAATCAATCCCTTTACGGCTCAAAGCGCACAAAATCCCCTTCTGGTTAGTACCGAAGGAGACTTTGTCGGTTTGGGACATGGAACAGCCTTTATTGGTCCAGACCTGGATACTTACTTCTTCAGCTATCACAATCTGGCAGGCGATTATGGCGTAGGACCTTACCGCCATTTAAATTATGACCGCATTGCCTGGAACGGGGATAAAATGCTGGTACTCGGCCCAACTACCTGGGCACAACAAGCATCCGCAATGCCCTATATGTACGATTATTTTGCCAGAACGGAAACCGGAACAGATTGGACGACTCCAAACGGTGGAAACTGGATCATTGAGAATAATGACGCTTTAATACAGACCTCTTATAAAGAGAGCTCAGAAACCTGGCACAAAATCATTTCTACTAAAAAAGCATCCGACAACTATACAGCCGAATTTAATCTCTGCGAAGACAGCTGTTCCAACAGTCAGTCACGTACCGGAGCCATATTCGGATATACCGATGAAGCCAACTATGGGATAGCCGTCATACACAGTTCAAGCAAACTATTGGAGATTAATTTCCAGGTAAATAATGTATGGGAAGCTCCCCGTTATTACAGTTTATCCACTGCATTTGTTCCTTCCGCCTGGCATTGTCTGCGTATCGAAAAATCCGGCACTCTACATAAGTTCTTTATCGATGGAATGTTGAAATCCTCAGTGACAAGTACATTAAACGGGGGAAAGATCGGCTACATGACCAGTTGGAGTAAAGGTCGTTTTGGATATATCGCCTTCAGTAATCAGGTAAACGGTTCCGGTATTTTTGATACATACAAACCCATTCCCGGAGCGATTGAAGCGGTACATTACATTTCCGGTGGTGAAGGAATCGCTTATCACGATGTTACTGTTGGGAATTCAGGCAGTAAATATATCC
This region includes:
- a CDS encoding family 43 glycosylhydrolase, translated to MGIFTLFLNVQAQSWTNPMTLSGEWYLYGIGDPYIMKYCGTYYLYSSTKDNNIGIKCWSSNDLVHWAGPYTCSTDAVTKTAYAPEVVYWNGAFYMYTSPAGNGHYVLTGKSPTGPFTVATGNLGKSIDGSVFINDNGNWYFYHAGMNGIQGCAMSSPTAIGDDINLNTCMGNNWTEGPCVFKRNGIYYLLYTGNHCISKGYRIDYAKNSSGPINPFTAQSAQNPLLVSTEGDFVGLGHGTAFIGPDLDTYFFSYHNLAGDYGVGPYRHLNYDRIAWNGDKMLVLGPTTWAQQASAMPYMYDYFARTETGTDWTTPNGGNWIIENNDALIQTSYKESSETWHKIISTKKASDNYTAEFNLCEDSCSNSQSRTGAIFGYTDEANYGIAVIHSSSKLLEINFQVNNVWEAPRYYSLSTAFVPSAWHCLRIEKSGTLHKFFIDGMLKSSVTSTLNGGKIGYMTSWSKGRFGYIAFSNQVNGSGIFDTYKPIPGAIEAVHYISGGEGIAYHDVTVGNSGSKYIRNDSVNISDCSEGGYAITDNQTGEWYKYRVNIKATGIYNAGIRYASAGASQIRIWQDNKDLTGIVTLPSTGSNSTFSTFTVKGLNLTAGYQNLRIETIDGNYSLYRIQFQEAANDAFTQTDDFQSAFSSDWNYSDGTWAIESGEASSIGYGKRTLGSTGWTDYSLQTDITYNDVINGGLIFRVNNPALGSAGNNSQLGTDFYQGYFVTLASGALILGKQNYNYTQLASAAGSYTTNRKYTLKVVVAGANIKVYVDDLNTPKIDFTDPQPFISGKVGLRTFNAHVHFDNFQVTTGKSTPSALNTTKDSNIRIYPNPATNHLIVTGLEEVSEIRISNLEGREILKTKISPPQWTLNTSEYQRGSYILQISNKKGLSVLNKFIVL